In a single window of the Leptospira harrisiae genome:
- a CDS encoding DUF1577 domain-containing protein, with translation MRPMDQITGKEQKHHVILHYLMNQEMNSNWNGQTQSMTVTQELPGGEEIVVDWSEVWPLTQGSTFILSKLLARYLELHCTFVKQISPHKIQIHVDKVLIAKKERLSPRFTITEDGLVNVTNIVSSKTIIEANMFNIPTLVRVNFEDYRKRMMARSGEPGTMDIFKSGLERKFDVVKSSQKILFIKDATNSESYRSDAEGFVNYEDEIDEQVDKLAMAARDKKIKSELIVPILYKNELEEIIPIGYYWLQTKDKFITDDDLSFYQTQIAEMIERIKDANLMTTVEKFPVLDLSATGLKLRIANSSLVETLPKQKGILLELVFKLQTPFRFFGKIAWAKKEDSGDLLVGVEFSGKRTYAEKVRFEENIEIIKNNGKSAA, from the coding sequence ATGCGACCAATGGATCAAATCACAGGGAAAGAACAAAAACACCATGTGATCTTACACTATCTCATGAATCAGGAAATGAATTCGAATTGGAATGGACAAACCCAATCCATGACCGTCACACAGGAGTTACCTGGTGGCGAAGAGATTGTAGTTGATTGGTCCGAAGTATGGCCATTGACACAGGGTTCTACCTTTATCCTTTCAAAATTATTAGCAAGGTATCTAGAACTTCATTGCACTTTTGTAAAACAAATTTCACCACACAAAATCCAAATCCATGTTGATAAAGTGCTGATCGCAAAAAAAGAAAGACTAAGCCCACGTTTTACAATTACCGAGGATGGACTTGTCAACGTTACGAACATTGTCAGTTCCAAAACAATCATTGAAGCCAATATGTTTAATATTCCAACACTGGTGCGAGTCAACTTTGAAGATTATCGCAAACGGATGATGGCAAGATCTGGGGAACCAGGGACTATGGATATTTTTAAATCAGGGTTGGAAAGAAAGTTTGATGTAGTTAAATCAAGCCAAAAGATTTTGTTTATCAAAGACGCTACAAATTCAGAAAGTTACCGATCCGATGCGGAAGGTTTTGTCAATTATGAAGATGAAATTGATGAACAAGTTGATAAACTGGCAATGGCCGCAAGAGATAAAAAAATAAAATCGGAACTCATTGTACCCATTCTTTATAAAAATGAATTAGAAGAAATTATTCCCATTGGCTACTACTGGTTACAAACAAAAGACAAATTCATTACCGATGATGATTTAAGTTTTTATCAAACACAAATCGCTGAGATGATCGAAAGGATCAAAGATGCAAATTTGATGACCACTGTAGAAAAGTTCCCTGTGTTAGATTTGTCAGCAACTGGATTAAAACTAAGAATTGCTAACAGTAGCTTGGTGGAAACTCTCCCAAAACAAAAAGGAATTTTGTTAGAATTAGTTTTTAAACTGCAAACACCATTTCGTTTTTTTGGTAAAATTGCTTGGGCAAAAAAAGAAGACTCAGGTGACTTACTTGTTGGTGTAGAGTTTTCTGGGAAACGCACTTATGCAGAAAAAGTTAGATTTGAAGAAAATATAGAAATTATCAAAAATAACGGAAAATCCGCAGCGTAA
- a CDS encoding FKBP-type peptidyl-prolyl cis-trans isomerase encodes MKICIRTVLFFLFVLVLPIQSAEKDFQIIDLVVGKGEEAFSGSYVTVHYVGKLTNGTKFDSSRDRNRPFEFNLGAGEVVKGWDKGIKGMRVGGKRKLIIPPELGYGSKKVGNIPPDSTLIFEVELLKIY; translated from the coding sequence ATGAAGATCTGCATCCGAACTGTCTTATTTTTCCTTTTTGTTTTGGTACTTCCCATCCAATCTGCAGAAAAGGACTTCCAAATCATTGATCTAGTTGTAGGGAAAGGGGAAGAAGCATTTTCCGGATCCTATGTCACTGTGCATTATGTGGGCAAACTCACAAACGGAACCAAATTTGATAGTTCTCGTGATCGAAATCGACCTTTCGAATTCAATTTAGGTGCAGGAGAAGTGGTAAAAGGTTGGGACAAAGGAATCAAAGGTATGCGAGTGGGTGGCAAACGCAAACTCATCATCCCACCGGAACTTGGTTACGGAAGTAAAAAAGTTGGGAACATTCCGCCGGATTCTACTTTGATTTTCGAAGTTGAGCTTTTGAAAATCTACTAA
- a CDS encoding YHYH protein, which produces MPMSNFRLFSLLILIGLFLYQCKPKSDSDEEALLLLAAAATKICANAAYTGTTVVNSTATLNTNTDCITGMTSSMSADLPAWIRNYFKCSVGSVSGSNYVFRSQNIPNNKSFYFGTSSPMYVALAGGQKSAGNNQIASQCLVYTIPSSPAAKSGSLVGTQSGYASVGITVNGLAIFNNAAAPGDTLATEAQTFDTFNGHPQSSGVYHHHSQPLNVTNNNANLVGVLIDGFPVYGLHCDNNTSSTADDNVPGTVGPALDANHGHTAPTLLFPGGIYHYHFASDATAGINTLIGSNFYGTPGTVSN; this is translated from the coding sequence ATGCCAATGTCGAACTTCCGATTATTTTCTCTACTAATTCTAATTGGATTATTTTTGTACCAATGCAAACCTAAATCTGATTCCGATGAAGAAGCCTTACTACTGCTAGCTGCTGCTGCAACAAAAATTTGTGCCAATGCAGCATATACAGGAACAACAGTTGTCAATTCGACTGCAACATTAAATACAAACACAGATTGTATCACTGGAATGACCTCATCAATGTCCGCAGATCTTCCAGCTTGGATACGTAACTATTTTAAATGTTCCGTCGGATCTGTCTCCGGATCCAATTACGTTTTCCGCTCGCAAAACATTCCGAATAACAAAAGTTTTTATTTTGGAACCTCTTCTCCCATGTATGTAGCACTTGCAGGTGGACAAAAATCTGCAGGAAACAATCAAATTGCTTCCCAGTGTTTGGTATACACCATCCCGAGTTCTCCGGCTGCCAAGTCTGGCTCATTAGTGGGAACACAAAGTGGTTATGCTTCTGTAGGCATTACGGTGAATGGACTTGCTATTTTCAACAATGCTGCAGCTCCCGGTGATACATTGGCAACGGAAGCACAAACTTTTGATACATTCAATGGCCATCCACAAAGCTCTGGAGTTTACCACCACCACTCCCAACCACTCAATGTAACCAATAATAATGCAAACTTGGTAGGAGTCTTAATTGATGGGTTCCCTGTTTATGGTTTACATTGTGATAATAACACTTCGTCTACTGCAGATGACAATGTCCCTGGAACAGTTGGTCCTGCATTAGATGCAAATCATGGCCACACTGCGCCAACATTGTTATTCCCTGGCGGAATCTACCACTACCATTTTGCAAGTGATGCCACAGCAGGAATTAATACTTTAATTGGTTCAAATTTTTACGGAACCCCTGGAACAGTTTCCAATTAA
- a CDS encoding toxin-antitoxin system YwqK family antitoxin — MVQIFTEPLEQFPINTRYVGSWILLFLLFYCNLVFCSPLRIDAEDKGLSEDSNHFLLYQGKPLTGILIQKNPILLEIYETEYYKGVPHGHYTAKKENGTLIEDRNIRYGQKHGKQFSYFENGNLRQKSEFENGKPIGESIDYFDNGKMATYQTFNDSGRPKVSKKWNRRGQIYLNHVFTETGESFGKPGSKLCEPIPEVK; from the coding sequence TTGGTTCAAATTTTTACGGAACCCCTGGAACAGTTTCCAATTAACACTCGCTATGTAGGGAGTTGGATTCTCCTCTTCCTACTTTTTTATTGCAACCTAGTTTTTTGTTCTCCGCTTCGTATTGATGCAGAGGACAAAGGATTATCTGAAGATTCTAATCACTTCCTTCTTTACCAAGGGAAACCACTGACAGGCATTTTGATTCAAAAAAATCCTATCCTTTTAGAAATTTATGAAACCGAATATTACAAAGGAGTTCCTCACGGTCATTATACGGCAAAAAAAGAAAACGGAACATTAATCGAAGATAGAAACATTCGGTATGGACAAAAACATGGAAAACAATTTAGTTATTTTGAAAATGGGAACCTAAGACAAAAATCGGAATTTGAAAACGGCAAACCCATAGGTGAATCTATAGATTATTTTGACAATGGTAAAATGGCCACCTATCAAACGTTTAATGATTCAGGTCGACCCAAAGTTTCAAAAAAATGGAACCGACGAGGACAAATATACCTAAACCATGTTTTTACGGAAACTGGCGAAAGTTTTGGAAAGCCAGGGAGTAAACTCTGTGAACCAATTCCTGAGGTAAAATAA
- a CDS encoding SCO family protein — protein MIPIISIPNSLANFKEKNTNQNLRNRFSPSPLILFLITLCLFHTNCKKSEQTPSASVLPYFSGKDFDPVWVENPEKDLSLKKIPKSFALTEHTGNQILSKDWAPSEHLVVFFYATCHGICPLITRNLIQVEPNLSEFPNLKIFSISINPKEDTVPVLQNYRKTFQIKNPNWSFFTGKEKEIENFAKETCGAEMEGFSVERGKYEFVHTENIFLFDKDKYLRGIYRAKGTGDVQRLVEDLKKLRQKIN, from the coding sequence ATGATACCAATAATTTCTATTCCAAACAGTCTCGCTAACTTCAAAGAAAAAAATACCAATCAAAATCTCCGAAATAGATTTTCTCCTTCGCCCTTAATTTTATTTTTAATTACACTTTGTTTGTTCCATACAAACTGCAAAAAATCAGAACAAACTCCTAGTGCCAGTGTCCTGCCTTATTTTTCAGGGAAAGATTTTGATCCAGTTTGGGTAGAAAATCCAGAAAAGGATTTATCCTTAAAAAAAATTCCGAAATCTTTTGCCTTAACGGAACATACGGGAAACCAAATTCTTTCGAAAGACTGGGCACCAAGCGAACATTTGGTGGTTTTTTTTTATGCTACCTGTCACGGGATTTGTCCCTTAATCACGAGAAACTTAATCCAAGTAGAACCGAACCTTTCAGAATTTCCAAATCTCAAAATTTTTTCGATCTCCATCAATCCTAAGGAAGATACAGTTCCCGTTTTACAGAATTATCGTAAAACCTTTCAGATCAAAAATCCGAATTGGAGTTTTTTTACGGGGAAAGAAAAGGAAATTGAAAATTTTGCCAAAGAAACTTGTGGTGCGGAGATGGAAGGATTTTCTGTAGAACGTGGGAAGTATGAGTTTGTTCATACGGAAAATATTTTTTTATTTGATAAAGATAAGTATTTACGTGGGATCTACCGCGCCAAAGGTACGGGCGATGTACAAAGGTTAGTGGAAGATTTAAAAAAACTAAGACAAAAAATCAATTAA
- a CDS encoding ABC transporter permease: MNFYAIKSIYRFEMARTFRTLLQSIASPVLSTSLYFIVFGSAIGSRIQEIDGIHYGSFIVPGLVMLSLLTESISNASFGIYFPKFNGTIYEILSAPVTMWEVVIGYVGAAATKSLMLGVLMLITASFFVPIRIDHPILMVFFLVLTCISFSLFGFVIGIWADSFEKLQMIPMLVITPLVFLGGSFYSIQMLPPFWQKLSMFNPVLYLVSGFRYSFFERADVALSVSISMILVFLTVCLTVTWIIFRTGYKIKN; the protein is encoded by the coding sequence ATGAATTTTTACGCAATCAAGTCAATTTACAGATTTGAAATGGCAAGAACCTTTCGAACACTTTTACAAAGTATTGCCTCGCCTGTACTTTCTACTTCTTTATACTTTATTGTATTCGGGTCGGCCATTGGATCACGTATCCAAGAAATTGATGGAATCCATTATGGAAGTTTCATTGTTCCGGGGCTTGTGATGTTGTCACTTCTTACAGAAAGTATATCCAATGCTTCTTTTGGAATTTATTTTCCTAAGTTCAATGGAACCATTTATGAAATCCTTTCGGCACCGGTTACCATGTGGGAAGTTGTGATTGGGTATGTGGGTGCTGCGGCCACAAAATCACTGATGCTTGGTGTATTAATGCTGATTACTGCATCTTTTTTTGTACCCATTCGCATCGATCATCCCATTCTAATGGTATTTTTTCTAGTGCTAACTTGTATTAGTTTTAGTTTGTTTGGATTTGTGATAGGAATTTGGGCGGATAGTTTTGAAAAACTCCAAATGATTCCTATGCTCGTCATCACTCCCCTTGTATTTCTTGGTGGAAGTTTTTATTCCATCCAGATGTTGCCACCATTCTGGCAAAAACTCAGTATGTTCAATCCAGTTTTGTATTTAGTGAGTGGGTTCCGGTATAGTTTTTTTGAAAGGGCTGATGTGGCACTTTCTGTGAGTATTTCTATGATCCTTGTATTTTTGACAGTATGTTTGACCGTGACTTGGATTATCTTCAGAACGGGATATAAAATTAAAAACTAA
- a CDS encoding ABC transporter ATP-binding protein — translation MKSILTLKQVSKSYDNGFQALKDVNWEVKEGEIHALLGPNGAGKTTLINLVCGIVSPSAGEVSVGGFDIIRDFKKTRSLIGLVPQELSVHAFETVWASVSFTRGLYGKPANPKYIEEVLKSLSLWDKKDQRIMTLSGGMKRRVLIAKALSHEPKILFLDEPSAGVDVELRKDMWKIVESLRKNGVTIILTTHYIEEAESIADRISVIRKGEIFLTEDKDRLMKQLGKKQLRIELKKSLKLIPKSLAKYTLELVDQNSALVFTYDRSDDSSLITKLLDDLKKLKIQFSDLSTKQSSLEEIFVQLLQEAV, via the coding sequence TTGAAATCGATCCTCACTCTAAAACAAGTTTCCAAGTCTTATGACAATGGATTCCAAGCATTAAAGGATGTAAATTGGGAAGTAAAGGAAGGCGAAATCCATGCTCTCCTTGGACCCAATGGAGCCGGAAAAACCACACTGATCAATTTGGTCTGTGGAATCGTATCACCAAGCGCTGGTGAGGTGTCTGTTGGTGGATTTGATATCATCAGAGATTTTAAAAAGACAAGATCTCTGATTGGACTTGTTCCCCAAGAGCTCAGTGTCCATGCTTTTGAAACGGTCTGGGCTAGTGTATCATTTACACGGGGACTCTATGGAAAACCAGCAAACCCAAAATACATTGAAGAAGTTTTAAAATCACTTTCCCTTTGGGACAAAAAGGACCAAAGGATTATGACTTTGTCTGGAGGGATGAAACGAAGAGTTTTAATCGCCAAAGCATTGTCACACGAGCCGAAAATTCTTTTTTTAGATGAACCAAGTGCCGGTGTAGACGTGGAACTACGAAAGGATATGTGGAAGATTGTAGAATCTCTTCGAAAAAATGGGGTTACCATCATCCTTACGACCCACTACATCGAAGAAGCAGAATCCATTGCCGATAGAATTTCAGTGATTAGAAAAGGTGAGATTTTTCTTACCGAAGACAAAGATCGCCTTATGAAACAACTCGGTAAAAAACAACTTAGGATTGAACTGAAAAAAAGTCTAAAACTCATTCCTAAGTCACTTGCGAAATATACCTTGGAACTTGTGGATCAAAATTCCGCTCTCGTGTTTACGTATGACCGCTCTGATGATAGTAGCCTCATTACCAAACTTCTGGATGATTTGAAAAAATTAAAAATCCAATTTAGTGATTTGAGTACAAAACAAAGTTCATTAGAAGAAATCTTTGTTCAGTTATTACAGGAGGCTGTATGA
- a CDS encoding ABC-F family ATP-binding cassette domain-containing protein, which yields MIKISGLNKQFNGNVLFDDLQFGVNRGERVGLVGRNGHGKSTLVQIILGKTEPDSGNITIPKGYRIGHLEQHLVFTKPTVLEECALGLPEGDEYETWKVERILFGLGFSEKDMERSPDEFSGGYQIRMNLAKLLVSAPDMLILDEPNNYLDIVTIRWLEEFLREWEGEIILITHDRSFMDSVVTHTVAIHRTKAIKVQGDTEKLYTQINQAEEIYEKTRQNEAKKRKQEEIFIAKFKAKASFASRAQSRVKKLEKQGEMKALDTIEDMELYFNSAPFSASQMLSVEEVSFSYDKKTPNLFENFSISVGPEDRICIIGKNGKGKSTLLKLIAGELNPVSGAVKKHPILKEGYFGQTNKLNMNESNTVVQEIMSADSNCSEGKARNIAGGLMFSEDLALKKIKVLSGGEKSRVLLGKILVTPCHLLYLDEPTNHLDMQSCDSLIEAIDNFDGSVIMVTHNEMHLRAVATKLIVFDDNRVFVYDGGYDDFLKDIGWKDETV from the coding sequence ATGATTAAAATCTCTGGTTTAAACAAACAATTTAATGGCAATGTCTTATTTGATGACTTACAATTTGGCGTCAATCGTGGCGAACGAGTGGGTCTTGTGGGCCGCAATGGACATGGTAAATCCACCCTTGTCCAAATCATTTTAGGAAAAACTGAGCCGGACTCAGGCAACATCACGATCCCCAAAGGATACCGCATTGGACATTTGGAACAACACTTAGTATTCACAAAACCAACTGTATTGGAAGAATGTGCTCTTGGCCTTCCTGAAGGGGATGAATACGAAACTTGGAAAGTAGAACGAATTCTTTTTGGTCTTGGATTTTCAGAAAAAGATATGGAAAGAAGCCCAGATGAATTTTCAGGTGGATACCAAATTCGGATGAACTTGGCCAAACTTCTTGTTTCGGCTCCGGATATGTTGATTCTTGATGAACCAAACAACTATTTGGATATCGTCACCATACGTTGGTTAGAGGAATTTCTTCGGGAATGGGAAGGAGAAATTATCCTCATCACTCACGATAGAAGTTTTATGGATAGTGTTGTAACACATACCGTAGCCATTCATAGAACCAAAGCCATCAAAGTACAAGGTGATACTGAAAAGTTATACACGCAGATCAACCAAGCAGAAGAGATTTACGAAAAAACAAGACAGAACGAAGCGAAAAAACGCAAACAAGAAGAGATCTTTATTGCCAAGTTCAAAGCAAAAGCAAGTTTTGCAAGTCGCGCGCAATCCCGTGTTAAGAAGTTAGAAAAACAAGGGGAAATGAAAGCACTCGACACCATTGAAGATATGGAACTTTATTTTAACAGCGCTCCATTCTCCGCAAGTCAGATGTTAAGTGTTGAAGAGGTTTCTTTTTCTTATGACAAAAAAACTCCCAACTTATTTGAAAACTTTTCCATCAGTGTAGGTCCAGAAGATCGCATTTGTATCATAGGGAAAAACGGAAAAGGAAAGTCTACTTTACTTAAGTTAATTGCAGGTGAGTTAAACCCAGTTTCCGGTGCCGTCAAAAAACATCCTATTTTGAAAGAAGGATACTTCGGCCAAACCAACAAACTGAACATGAACGAAAGTAACACAGTTGTCCAAGAGATCATGAGTGCGGATTCCAATTGTTCGGAAGGAAAAGCAAGGAACATTGCTGGTGGACTTATGTTTTCCGAAGACCTGGCCTTAAAAAAGATTAAGGTTCTCTCCGGAGGAGAAAAGAGCCGGGTTCTACTTGGGAAAATTTTGGTCACACCTTGCCATTTATTGTATTTGGATGAACCGACAAACCACTTGGACATGCAGTCTTGTGACTCACTCATTGAAGCCATAGATAACTTTGATGGTTCCGTAATCATGGTCACACACAACGAAATGCACTTGCGTGCTGTGGCCACAAAACTAATTGTATTCGATGACAACCGAGTTTTTGTTTATGACGGGGGTTATGACGACTTCCTGAAAGACATTGGCTGGAAGGATGAAACCGTTTGA
- a CDS encoding adhesin OmpL37 family surface protein, with translation MRTFLFCFLTCLCLCTAGGNYANGNLQVAFGAEENYLLVRSLDSSIIHLGSPEEKQEYREIIDEYLRFKSLHIQGRYGDAYLAVRSTQSKLIKLYDKILTKNITLVRSELESLGRKSRDKEKTQTRAFLRLALRDVSEAEQKLVMARNTRPLLYLLKLREMLFSLKILKHAGKFVVFLNLLHDGKYMDSIENSDFDSIESELIRGFGKGTNPLLALHYDNSFLPFGEESIYESMMTNYKAPEIKKD, from the coding sequence GTGCGAACTTTTCTTTTTTGTTTCCTTACTTGCCTCTGTCTCTGCACAGCTGGGGGAAACTATGCCAACGGCAACTTACAAGTGGCCTTTGGTGCAGAAGAAAATTATCTTTTGGTTCGTTCCCTTGATTCCAGTATCATCCACTTAGGAAGTCCGGAAGAAAAACAAGAATACAGAGAAATCATCGATGAGTATTTACGATTCAAAAGCCTCCACATCCAAGGTCGGTATGGAGATGCCTATTTAGCTGTTCGTTCTACACAATCCAAACTCATCAAACTGTATGATAAAATTCTCACCAAAAATATAACACTGGTTCGTTCTGAATTGGAATCTCTTGGTAGAAAATCACGTGACAAAGAAAAAACACAAACCCGTGCTTTTTTACGACTTGCCCTAAGGGACGTAAGCGAAGCCGAACAGAAGTTAGTGATGGCAAGGAACACACGTCCCCTACTGTATCTATTAAAACTTCGAGAAATGTTGTTTTCCCTTAAGATTTTAAAACATGCGGGAAAGTTCGTCGTATTTCTCAATCTTTTACACGACGGTAAGTATATGGATTCCATTGAGAATTCTGATTTTGATTCTATCGAATCGGAACTCATTAGAGGATTTGGAAAAGGGACGAACCCACTACTCGCACTTCATTATGATAATTCCTTTTTACCTTTTGGGGAAGAAAGTATCTACGAAAGTATGATGACAAACTACAAAGCTCCAGAAATTAAAAAAGATTAG
- the purT gene encoding formate-dependent phosphoribosylglycinamide formyltransferase: MIGTPFTPKATKLLLLGSGELGKEVAIEANRLGVHVIAVDRYPNAPAMLVAQESRVINMLDPIELEATIRELKPDFVVPEIEAIHTETLVQLEAEGFCIIPSAKAVNLTMNREGIRNFVSRELGIKTSQFLFADTEADFTQAVKQIGFPCVVKPIMSSSGKGQSLVRNESEILKAWEYGQTGGRTGKGKMIIEEFIPFDFEITLLTIRHIGGTQFLPPIGHRQVNGDYVESWMPQPMTELALRAAEKIAETVTTGLGGLGIFGVELFVKGDEVYFSEVSPRPHDTGLVTLISQNYSEFSLHARALLGLPIPELIFQTPAASSAILLEGKTTSPVYIGLEDALKQKGVDIRIFGKPEIDGKRRMGVSLALGATIEEAKEKANRARDLIHLQ, encoded by the coding sequence ATGATCGGAACACCATTTACACCCAAAGCTACAAAACTTTTACTCCTTGGATCGGGAGAACTTGGCAAAGAAGTTGCGATTGAAGCCAATCGCCTAGGTGTTCATGTCATTGCAGTGGATCGTTATCCAAATGCACCGGCTATGCTTGTTGCACAGGAATCTCGTGTCATCAATATGTTAGATCCAATCGAATTGGAAGCCACCATACGAGAGTTAAAACCTGATTTTGTTGTTCCAGAAATTGAAGCCATTCATACAGAAACATTGGTTCAATTGGAAGCCGAAGGTTTTTGTATCATCCCAAGTGCCAAAGCAGTGAACCTTACGATGAACCGGGAGGGGATTCGTAATTTTGTTTCTAGAGAACTGGGAATCAAAACTTCCCAATTTCTTTTTGCTGATACCGAAGCAGATTTTACCCAAGCGGTAAAACAGATTGGATTTCCTTGTGTGGTCAAACCCATTATGAGTTCCTCCGGAAAAGGACAAAGTTTGGTACGAAACGAATCCGAGATCCTAAAGGCTTGGGAATATGGACAAACGGGAGGGAGAACTGGAAAAGGTAAAATGATCATTGAAGAATTTATACCTTTTGATTTTGAAATCACACTTCTCACCATACGTCATATAGGTGGAACTCAGTTTCTACCACCGATTGGACATAGACAGGTGAACGGAGATTATGTGGAATCGTGGATGCCACAACCCATGACAGAACTTGCTTTACGTGCAGCAGAAAAAATTGCAGAAACCGTCACCACTGGACTTGGAGGACTGGGAATTTTTGGAGTCGAACTATTCGTGAAAGGGGACGAAGTGTACTTTAGCGAAGTATCTCCAAGACCGCATGATACAGGACTTGTCACTCTCATTTCTCAAAATTATTCTGAATTTTCTCTCCATGCGAGAGCTTTACTTGGCCTTCCTATACCTGAACTTATTTTCCAAACACCTGCAGCCAGTTCCGCCATTCTTTTGGAAGGAAAAACAACTTCTCCGGTTTATATTGGTTTAGAGGATGCTTTGAAACAAAAGGGAGTGGACATTCGGATTTTTGGGAAACCGGAAATAGATGGAAAACGACGAATGGGTGTTAGTTTAGCGCTCGGAGCCACGATCGAAGAAGCCAAAGAAAAAGCAAACCGCGCTAGGGATTTGATCCACCTGCAATAA
- a CDS encoding ankyrin repeat domain-containing protein, with protein sequence MIQNIIDFVGKTKFNLRLRTLCSAITREDKESFDLLLSDPELKEVLVSESALLLGIVVTEVSDIYYLKKLLSLGLDPNRPDNMGLYPIHKATETGNIEAVEVLLNSAADPNSADPSGVTALHIANSFDGLGEISDLLIRMGANIYQRDKLGKRYLM encoded by the coding sequence ATGATACAAAACATTATCGATTTCGTTGGTAAAACAAAATTTAATCTCAGATTACGCACATTGTGTTCCGCCATTACTAGAGAAGATAAAGAATCGTTTGATTTGTTATTATCTGATCCAGAATTAAAAGAAGTTTTAGTATCTGAATCTGCCTTGTTACTTGGAATCGTTGTTACAGAAGTTTCCGATATCTATTATTTGAAAAAATTGTTATCCTTAGGTTTAGATCCGAATAGACCAGATAACATGGGTTTGTATCCAATTCACAAAGCAACCGAAACAGGGAACATTGAAGCAGTGGAAGTATTGTTAAATTCGGCAGCTGATCCCAATTCCGCTGATCCAAGTGGAGTGACTGCGCTCCATATCGCCAATAGCTTTGACGGTCTTGGTGAAATATCAGATTTACTCATTCGTATGGGTGCCAATATTTACCAAAGAGACAAACTTGGTAAACGTTACTTAATGTAA
- a CDS encoding AraC family transcriptional regulator, protein MDIRFINPPSNLKSSVKEFWIWQEVKTRELPWILPSYECEMVFHLTEPPLVETENRQLIRLPKLHMVGPQTRRWRILSESDLSLIAIRFFVGGLFTLFSKRADELQNQFIEIGNESMLGEFLDYEFPSENRIFEFLSKFLNEFSGQPSEIPTYVRFALLELTRPNTPIEILCKKLGISRKQLDRKFKEIVGMNPSEYRTVHRLLEMVRNPDHYRKNNPDIRFTDLAHEFEYSDQSHFNHDFKRISGSIPNEWFAEYEKMSHFYNGDSSHTDRIET, encoded by the coding sequence TTGGACATTCGATTTATCAATCCTCCTTCAAATTTAAAATCTTCTGTTAAGGAGTTTTGGATTTGGCAAGAAGTGAAAACTCGAGAACTTCCTTGGATTCTTCCATCTTACGAGTGTGAGATGGTTTTTCATTTGACGGAACCTCCACTTGTAGAAACTGAAAATCGACAACTAATTCGGTTGCCAAAATTACATATGGTTGGACCACAAACAAGGAGATGGAGGATTCTTTCTGAATCTGATTTATCTCTGATTGCAATTCGGTTTTTTGTGGGAGGATTGTTTACTCTTTTTTCTAAACGGGCTGATGAGTTACAAAACCAATTTATTGAAATTGGTAATGAATCAATGTTAGGTGAGTTTTTGGATTATGAATTCCCTTCGGAAAATCGAATTTTTGAATTTCTTTCTAAGTTTTTGAATGAATTTTCGGGACAACCTTCGGAAATTCCCACTTATGTTCGATTTGCCCTTTTAGAACTCACACGACCCAACACTCCAATTGAAATACTTTGTAAAAAATTGGGAATTTCCAGAAAACAATTGGATCGTAAATTCAAAGAAATTGTGGGGATGAATCCATCTGAATACAGAACAGTGCACAGGTTACTTGAGATGGTGCGAAATCCGGACCACTACAGAAAAAACAATCCAGACATACGTTTTACTGACTTGGCTCATGAATTCGAATATTCTGACCAGTCTCATTTCAATCATGATTTTAAACGCATTTCTGGAAGTATTCCTAACGAATGGTTCGCAGAATACGAAAAAATGTCCCATTTTTACAATGGAGATTCGTCTCATACTGATAGGATAGAAACATGA